The proteins below are encoded in one region of Cucurbita pepo subsp. pepo cultivar mu-cu-16 chromosome LG10, ASM280686v2, whole genome shotgun sequence:
- the LOC111803527 gene encoding vacuolar protein sorting-associated protein 54, chloroplastic-like isoform X3, with protein MESQPSQSGRSPTDYSCLISRETRLDRTISSPSAKSNTDASSQSLSSILNNPHAGKSDASWVGWWSSPSTVSPPELMPLASTIASSEVTRLDFNSYTAVISDPFNRFEDIRNHSSKEDGGLDSIGGQGEALVACLREVPALYFKEDFALEDGATFRAACPFLNVSQNFVLQEKLSHYLDVVELHLVKEISLRSNSFFEAQGQLQDLNVKIVEGCSRIRQLKETIRLLDVDLVDSAREIQAQNATRNNLLALQHKLKLILYVNQAISALKLLVASADCAGALDVTDDLLHLLEGDELAGLHCFRHLRDHVAASIESITSILSAEFMRASIHDAGDVDIVIITETKARASNLMNGKDEQVKLDEEETSNFCDHLLPIIIGLLRTAKLPSVLRLYRDAVTADMKTAFKNAVEELLPVLLLRPLDSDFAPGERTVDADGGGASLASKLRGLSSEGFVQLLSAILKIVQVHLVRAAEVKKSIEWIMCNLDGHYAADSVAAAIVIGAAASGTAQDSDNQGGLLLPHLPQQAAAKVTSSQGKENEAANPSNMSRNFRADVLRENTEAVFAACDAAHGRWAKLLGVRTLVHPKLRLQEFLSIYNITQDFITATEKIGGRLGYSIRGTLQSQAKAFVDFQHESRMAKIKAVLDQETWVEVDVPDEFQTVAESICSQELLSEKVDHAQGNMDRSYSDVAANNDDSRIVGGESLNAQQNSEQIDSSDMSGGNTAHVKPTPADTVEKSNADVTNTTTQVNNTNVKERGKSSSQTLQYKGVGYHMVNCGLILLKMLSEYIDMNDSLPALSSEVVHRVVEILKFFNTRTCQLVLGAGAMQVSGLKSITSKHLALASQVISFTFAIVPEIRRILFLKVPDARKTMLLSEIDRVALTLTFD; from the exons ATGGAGTCCCAGCCTTCCCAATCGGGAAGGTCCCCGACTGACTATTCATGCCTCATCAGTAGAGAAACGAGACTTGATCGAACTATTTCCTCCCCCTCCGCTAAATCCAACACCGATGCCAGCAGCCAGAGCTTGTCTTCAATTCTCAACAACCCGCACGCTGGAAAATCCGATGCGTCGTGGGTTGGCTGGTGGTCATCCCCGTCCACCGTGAGCCCACCTGAGCTCATGCCCCTGGCTTCCACCATAGCCTCATCCGAAGTTACTCGATTGGATTTTAACAGCTACACGGCTGTGATCTCGGATCCTTTTAATCGATTCGAGGATATACGGAACCATTCCAGCAAGGAGGACGGTGGCTTGGATAGCATTGGGGGCCAAGGCGAGGCCCTTGTGGCATGTCTGAGAGAGGTTCCAGCGCTTTACTTTAAGGAAGATTTCGCATTGGAGGACGGGGCAACATTCCGTGCAGCGTGCCCCTTCTTGAATGTATCGCAGAATTTTGTGCTGCAAGAGAAGCTTTCGCATTATTTAGATGTGGTGGAGTTGCATTTAGTGAAGGAAATTTCACTGCGTTCCAATTCTTTCTTCGAGGCTCAGGGGCAGCTACAAGACTTAAATGTCAAGATAGTGGAGGGGTGTAGCCGGATACGGCAATTAAAGGAGACCATACGGCTCTTGGACGTTGATTTAGTGGATTCTGCCAGGGAAATTCAGGCGCAGAATGCGACCAGGAACAATTTGTTGGCTCTTCAGCACAAATTGAAGCTTATTTTATATGTTAATCAGGCCATTTCAGCTCTTAAATTG CTAGTAGCATCAGCAGATTGTGCTGGAGCTCTGGATGTGACTGATGATTTACTACATCTTCTG GAGGGTGATGAACTTGCTGGTCTACATTGCTTTCGTCACCTACGTGATCATGTAGCAGCATCAATTGAATCCATAACCAG CATTCTTTCAGCAGAGTTTATGCGCGCCTCAATTCATGATGCTGGAGATGTAGATATCGTAATTATAACTGAAACAAAAGCAAGGGcttcaaatttaatgaatGGAAAGGATGAA CAGGTCAAGTTGGACGAGGAAGAAACCTCCAACTTTTGCGATCATCTTCTTCCTATTATCATTGGGTTGCTTAGGACC GCCAAGCTTCCCTCTGTATTGAGGTTATATCGTGATGCAGTTACAGCTGATATGAAAACTGCTTTTAAGAATGCAGTGGAAGAATTACTTCCTGTTCTTCTACTCAGACCTCTAGACTCGGATTTTGCACCTGGAGAGAGAACGGTAGATGCAGATG GTGGAGGTGCGTCGCTTGCAAGCAAGCTGAGGGGCCTCTCATCTGAAGGCTTTGTTCAACTTTTAAGTGCCATTTTGAAGATCGTACAG GTACATTTGGTGCGTGCTGCAGAAGTGAAAAAGTCTATTGAATGGATTATGTGCAACCTTGATGGGCATTATGCTGCAGATTCAGTTGCTGCTGCAATTGTTATTGGTGCTGCAGCTTCTGGTACAGCTCAAGATAGTGATAATCAAGGTGGTTTGCTTCTTCCACATTTACCTCAGCAAGCAGCTGCCAAGGTTACTTCCTCACagggaaaggaaaatgaagcaGCAAATCCTTCAAATATGTCTAGAAATTTCAG aGCTGATGTACTGCGAGAAAATACGGAAGCTGTTTTTGCAGCTTGTGATGCTGCTCATGGAAGATGGGCTAAACTCCTTGGAGTTCGCACTCTTGTTCATCCAAAGTTAAGATTGCAAGAGTTTTTAAGCATATACAACATTACACAAGATTTTATTACTGCCACTGAAAAG ATAGGTGGAAGGTTGGGATATAGCATTCGTGGAACTTTACAGTCCCAGGCCAAAGCTTTTGTTGATTTTCAGCATGAATCTCGT ATGGCAAAAATAAAAGCAGTGCTTGATCAGGAAACATGGGTTGAAGTGGATGTTCCCGATGAATTTCAAACTGTAGCTGAATCAATATGTTCTCAGGAGCTGCTTTCTGAAAAAGTTGATCATGCTCAGGGTAATATGGATCGAAGCTACAGTGATGTGGCTGCAAATAATGACGATTCACGCATTGTAGGTGGTGAATCTCTCAATGCTCAACAAAACTCTGAGCAGATTGATTCAAGTGACATGTCTGGGGGGAATACTGCACATGTGAAGCCTACTCCTGCGGATACAGTTGAAAAGAGTAATGCTGATGTCACAAATACTACGACACAAGTTAACAATACTAATGTGAAGGAACGTGGAAAATCGAGTTCTCAGACTTTGCAATACAAAGGCGTTGGTTATCATATGGTAAACTG TGGTTTGATCTTGCTCAAGATGTTGTCGGAGTACATTGACATGAACGATTCTCTTCCAGCACTATCTTCCGAAGTCGTACATCGTGTTGTGGAAATTCTCAAGTTTTTCAATACAAGGACGTGTCAACTTGTTCTTGGAGCTGGGGCTATGCAG GTGTCTGGTTTGAAGTCTATCACATCCAAACACTTGGCCCTGGCCAGTCAAGTTATCAGTTTTACCTTCGCCATTGTTCCTG AAATTAGGAGGATCCTTTTTCTCAAGGTACCCGACGCACGAAAGACAATGTTACTCTCAGAGATTGATCGAGTGGCTCTA ACATTGACATTTGATTGA
- the LOC111803527 gene encoding vacuolar protein sorting-associated protein 54, chloroplastic-like isoform X4, producing MESQPSQSGRSPTDYSCLISRETRLDRTISSPSAKSNTDASSQSLSSILNNPHAGKSDASWVGWWSSPSTVSPPELMPLASTIASSEVTRLDFNSYTAVISDPFNRFEDIRNHSSKEDGGLDSIGGQGEALVACLREVPALYFKEDFALEDGATFRAACPFLNVSQNFVLQEKLSHYLDVVELHLVKEISLRSNSFFEAQGQLQDLNVKIVEGCSRIRQLKETIRLLDVDLVDSAREIQAQNATRNNLLALQHKLKLILYVNQAISALKLLVASADCAGALDVTDDLLHLLEGDELAGLHCFRHLRDHVAASIESITSILSAEFMRASIHDAGDVDIVIITETKARASNLMNGKDEQVKLDEEETSNFCDHLLPIIIGLLRTAKLPSVLRLYRDAVTADMKTAFKNAVEELLPVLLLRPLDSDFAPGERTVDADGGGASLASKLRGLSSEGFVQLLSAILKIVQVHLVRAAEVKKSIEWIMCNLDGHYAADSVAAAIVIGAAASGTAQDSDNQGGLLLPHLPQQAAAKVTSSQGKENEAANPSNMSRNFRADVLRENTEAVFAACDAAHGRWAKLLGVRTLVHPKLRLQEFLSIYNITQDFITATEKIGGRLGYSIRGTLQSQAKAFVDFQHESRMAKIKAVLDQETWVEVDVPDEFQTVAESICSQELLSEKVDHAQGNMDRSYSDVAANNDDSRIVGGESLNAQQNSEQIDSSDMSGGNTAHVKPTPADTVEKSNADVTNTTTQVNNTNVKERGKSSSQTLQYKGVGYHMVNCGLILLKMLSEYIDMNDSLPALSSEVVHRVVEILKFFNTRTCQLVLGAGAMQVSGLKSITSKHLALASQVISFTFAIVPGGSFFSRYPTHERQCYSQRLIEWL from the exons ATGGAGTCCCAGCCTTCCCAATCGGGAAGGTCCCCGACTGACTATTCATGCCTCATCAGTAGAGAAACGAGACTTGATCGAACTATTTCCTCCCCCTCCGCTAAATCCAACACCGATGCCAGCAGCCAGAGCTTGTCTTCAATTCTCAACAACCCGCACGCTGGAAAATCCGATGCGTCGTGGGTTGGCTGGTGGTCATCCCCGTCCACCGTGAGCCCACCTGAGCTCATGCCCCTGGCTTCCACCATAGCCTCATCCGAAGTTACTCGATTGGATTTTAACAGCTACACGGCTGTGATCTCGGATCCTTTTAATCGATTCGAGGATATACGGAACCATTCCAGCAAGGAGGACGGTGGCTTGGATAGCATTGGGGGCCAAGGCGAGGCCCTTGTGGCATGTCTGAGAGAGGTTCCAGCGCTTTACTTTAAGGAAGATTTCGCATTGGAGGACGGGGCAACATTCCGTGCAGCGTGCCCCTTCTTGAATGTATCGCAGAATTTTGTGCTGCAAGAGAAGCTTTCGCATTATTTAGATGTGGTGGAGTTGCATTTAGTGAAGGAAATTTCACTGCGTTCCAATTCTTTCTTCGAGGCTCAGGGGCAGCTACAAGACTTAAATGTCAAGATAGTGGAGGGGTGTAGCCGGATACGGCAATTAAAGGAGACCATACGGCTCTTGGACGTTGATTTAGTGGATTCTGCCAGGGAAATTCAGGCGCAGAATGCGACCAGGAACAATTTGTTGGCTCTTCAGCACAAATTGAAGCTTATTTTATATGTTAATCAGGCCATTTCAGCTCTTAAATTG CTAGTAGCATCAGCAGATTGTGCTGGAGCTCTGGATGTGACTGATGATTTACTACATCTTCTG GAGGGTGATGAACTTGCTGGTCTACATTGCTTTCGTCACCTACGTGATCATGTAGCAGCATCAATTGAATCCATAACCAG CATTCTTTCAGCAGAGTTTATGCGCGCCTCAATTCATGATGCTGGAGATGTAGATATCGTAATTATAACTGAAACAAAAGCAAGGGcttcaaatttaatgaatGGAAAGGATGAA CAGGTCAAGTTGGACGAGGAAGAAACCTCCAACTTTTGCGATCATCTTCTTCCTATTATCATTGGGTTGCTTAGGACC GCCAAGCTTCCCTCTGTATTGAGGTTATATCGTGATGCAGTTACAGCTGATATGAAAACTGCTTTTAAGAATGCAGTGGAAGAATTACTTCCTGTTCTTCTACTCAGACCTCTAGACTCGGATTTTGCACCTGGAGAGAGAACGGTAGATGCAGATG GTGGAGGTGCGTCGCTTGCAAGCAAGCTGAGGGGCCTCTCATCTGAAGGCTTTGTTCAACTTTTAAGTGCCATTTTGAAGATCGTACAG GTACATTTGGTGCGTGCTGCAGAAGTGAAAAAGTCTATTGAATGGATTATGTGCAACCTTGATGGGCATTATGCTGCAGATTCAGTTGCTGCTGCAATTGTTATTGGTGCTGCAGCTTCTGGTACAGCTCAAGATAGTGATAATCAAGGTGGTTTGCTTCTTCCACATTTACCTCAGCAAGCAGCTGCCAAGGTTACTTCCTCACagggaaaggaaaatgaagcaGCAAATCCTTCAAATATGTCTAGAAATTTCAG aGCTGATGTACTGCGAGAAAATACGGAAGCTGTTTTTGCAGCTTGTGATGCTGCTCATGGAAGATGGGCTAAACTCCTTGGAGTTCGCACTCTTGTTCATCCAAAGTTAAGATTGCAAGAGTTTTTAAGCATATACAACATTACACAAGATTTTATTACTGCCACTGAAAAG ATAGGTGGAAGGTTGGGATATAGCATTCGTGGAACTTTACAGTCCCAGGCCAAAGCTTTTGTTGATTTTCAGCATGAATCTCGT ATGGCAAAAATAAAAGCAGTGCTTGATCAGGAAACATGGGTTGAAGTGGATGTTCCCGATGAATTTCAAACTGTAGCTGAATCAATATGTTCTCAGGAGCTGCTTTCTGAAAAAGTTGATCATGCTCAGGGTAATATGGATCGAAGCTACAGTGATGTGGCTGCAAATAATGACGATTCACGCATTGTAGGTGGTGAATCTCTCAATGCTCAACAAAACTCTGAGCAGATTGATTCAAGTGACATGTCTGGGGGGAATACTGCACATGTGAAGCCTACTCCTGCGGATACAGTTGAAAAGAGTAATGCTGATGTCACAAATACTACGACACAAGTTAACAATACTAATGTGAAGGAACGTGGAAAATCGAGTTCTCAGACTTTGCAATACAAAGGCGTTGGTTATCATATGGTAAACTG TGGTTTGATCTTGCTCAAGATGTTGTCGGAGTACATTGACATGAACGATTCTCTTCCAGCACTATCTTCCGAAGTCGTACATCGTGTTGTGGAAATTCTCAAGTTTTTCAATACAAGGACGTGTCAACTTGTTCTTGGAGCTGGGGCTATGCAG GTGTCTGGTTTGAAGTCTATCACATCCAAACACTTGGCCCTGGCCAGTCAAGTTATCAGTTTTACCTTCGCCATTGTTCCTG GAGGATCCTTTTTCTCAAGGTACCCGACGCACGAAAGACAATGTTACTCTCAGAGATTGATCGAGTGGCTCTA
- the LOC111803527 gene encoding vacuolar protein sorting-associated protein 54, chloroplastic-like isoform X2, with amino-acid sequence MESQPSQSGRSPTDYSCLISRETRLDRTISSPSAKSNTDASSQSLSSILNNPHAGKSDASWVGWWSSPSTVSPPELMPLASTIASSEVTRLDFNSYTAVISDPFNRFEDIRNHSSKEDGGLDSIGGQGEALVACLREVPALYFKEDFALEDGATFRAACPFLNVSQNFVLQEKLSHYLDVVELHLVKEISLRSNSFFEAQGQLQDLNVKIVEGCSRIRQLKETIRLLDVDLVDSAREIQAQNATRNNLLALQHKLKLILYVNQAISALKLLVASADCAGALDVTDDLLHLLEGDELAGLHCFRHLRDHVAASIESITSILSAEFMRASIHDAGDVDIVIITETKARASNLMNGKDEVKLDEEETSNFCDHLLPIIIGLLRTAKLPSVLRLYRDAVTADMKTAFKNAVEELLPVLLLRPLDSDFAPGERTVDADGGGASLASKLRGLSSEGFVQLLSAILKIVQVHLVRAAEVKKSIEWIMCNLDGHYAADSVAAAIVIGAAASGTAQDSDNQGGLLLPHLPQQAAAKVTSSQGKENEAANPSNMSRNFRADVLRENTEAVFAACDAAHGRWAKLLGVRTLVHPKLRLQEFLSIYNITQDFITATEKIGGRLGYSIRGTLQSQAKAFVDFQHESRMAKIKAVLDQETWVEVDVPDEFQTVAESICSQELLSEKVDHAQGNMDRSYSDVAANNDDSRIVGGESLNAQQNSEQIDSSDMSGGNTAHVKPTPADTVEKSNADVTNTTTQVNNTNVKERGKSSSQTLQYKGVGYHMVNCGLILLKMLSEYIDMNDSLPALSSEVVHRVVEILKFFNTRTCQLVLGAGAMQVSGLKSITSKHLALASQVISFTFAIVPEIRRILFLKVPDARKTMLLSEIDRVALDFKVHRDEIHTKLVQIMRERLSVHLRGLPQIVESWNRLENSDPQPSQFARSLTKEVGYLQRVLSRTLHEADVQAIFRQVVKIFHLQISEAFSRLDISTPQSKDRLLRDVKHILGCIRSLPSDDSSKPDIPNWGKLDEFFDQRFGSEAG; translated from the exons ATGGAGTCCCAGCCTTCCCAATCGGGAAGGTCCCCGACTGACTATTCATGCCTCATCAGTAGAGAAACGAGACTTGATCGAACTATTTCCTCCCCCTCCGCTAAATCCAACACCGATGCCAGCAGCCAGAGCTTGTCTTCAATTCTCAACAACCCGCACGCTGGAAAATCCGATGCGTCGTGGGTTGGCTGGTGGTCATCCCCGTCCACCGTGAGCCCACCTGAGCTCATGCCCCTGGCTTCCACCATAGCCTCATCCGAAGTTACTCGATTGGATTTTAACAGCTACACGGCTGTGATCTCGGATCCTTTTAATCGATTCGAGGATATACGGAACCATTCCAGCAAGGAGGACGGTGGCTTGGATAGCATTGGGGGCCAAGGCGAGGCCCTTGTGGCATGTCTGAGAGAGGTTCCAGCGCTTTACTTTAAGGAAGATTTCGCATTGGAGGACGGGGCAACATTCCGTGCAGCGTGCCCCTTCTTGAATGTATCGCAGAATTTTGTGCTGCAAGAGAAGCTTTCGCATTATTTAGATGTGGTGGAGTTGCATTTAGTGAAGGAAATTTCACTGCGTTCCAATTCTTTCTTCGAGGCTCAGGGGCAGCTACAAGACTTAAATGTCAAGATAGTGGAGGGGTGTAGCCGGATACGGCAATTAAAGGAGACCATACGGCTCTTGGACGTTGATTTAGTGGATTCTGCCAGGGAAATTCAGGCGCAGAATGCGACCAGGAACAATTTGTTGGCTCTTCAGCACAAATTGAAGCTTATTTTATATGTTAATCAGGCCATTTCAGCTCTTAAATTG CTAGTAGCATCAGCAGATTGTGCTGGAGCTCTGGATGTGACTGATGATTTACTACATCTTCTG GAGGGTGATGAACTTGCTGGTCTACATTGCTTTCGTCACCTACGTGATCATGTAGCAGCATCAATTGAATCCATAACCAG CATTCTTTCAGCAGAGTTTATGCGCGCCTCAATTCATGATGCTGGAGATGTAGATATCGTAATTATAACTGAAACAAAAGCAAGGGcttcaaatttaatgaatGGAAAGGATGAA GTCAAGTTGGACGAGGAAGAAACCTCCAACTTTTGCGATCATCTTCTTCCTATTATCATTGGGTTGCTTAGGACC GCCAAGCTTCCCTCTGTATTGAGGTTATATCGTGATGCAGTTACAGCTGATATGAAAACTGCTTTTAAGAATGCAGTGGAAGAATTACTTCCTGTTCTTCTACTCAGACCTCTAGACTCGGATTTTGCACCTGGAGAGAGAACGGTAGATGCAGATG GTGGAGGTGCGTCGCTTGCAAGCAAGCTGAGGGGCCTCTCATCTGAAGGCTTTGTTCAACTTTTAAGTGCCATTTTGAAGATCGTACAG GTACATTTGGTGCGTGCTGCAGAAGTGAAAAAGTCTATTGAATGGATTATGTGCAACCTTGATGGGCATTATGCTGCAGATTCAGTTGCTGCTGCAATTGTTATTGGTGCTGCAGCTTCTGGTACAGCTCAAGATAGTGATAATCAAGGTGGTTTGCTTCTTCCACATTTACCTCAGCAAGCAGCTGCCAAGGTTACTTCCTCACagggaaaggaaaatgaagcaGCAAATCCTTCAAATATGTCTAGAAATTTCAG aGCTGATGTACTGCGAGAAAATACGGAAGCTGTTTTTGCAGCTTGTGATGCTGCTCATGGAAGATGGGCTAAACTCCTTGGAGTTCGCACTCTTGTTCATCCAAAGTTAAGATTGCAAGAGTTTTTAAGCATATACAACATTACACAAGATTTTATTACTGCCACTGAAAAG ATAGGTGGAAGGTTGGGATATAGCATTCGTGGAACTTTACAGTCCCAGGCCAAAGCTTTTGTTGATTTTCAGCATGAATCTCGT ATGGCAAAAATAAAAGCAGTGCTTGATCAGGAAACATGGGTTGAAGTGGATGTTCCCGATGAATTTCAAACTGTAGCTGAATCAATATGTTCTCAGGAGCTGCTTTCTGAAAAAGTTGATCATGCTCAGGGTAATATGGATCGAAGCTACAGTGATGTGGCTGCAAATAATGACGATTCACGCATTGTAGGTGGTGAATCTCTCAATGCTCAACAAAACTCTGAGCAGATTGATTCAAGTGACATGTCTGGGGGGAATACTGCACATGTGAAGCCTACTCCTGCGGATACAGTTGAAAAGAGTAATGCTGATGTCACAAATACTACGACACAAGTTAACAATACTAATGTGAAGGAACGTGGAAAATCGAGTTCTCAGACTTTGCAATACAAAGGCGTTGGTTATCATATGGTAAACTG TGGTTTGATCTTGCTCAAGATGTTGTCGGAGTACATTGACATGAACGATTCTCTTCCAGCACTATCTTCCGAAGTCGTACATCGTGTTGTGGAAATTCTCAAGTTTTTCAATACAAGGACGTGTCAACTTGTTCTTGGAGCTGGGGCTATGCAG GTGTCTGGTTTGAAGTCTATCACATCCAAACACTTGGCCCTGGCCAGTCAAGTTATCAGTTTTACCTTCGCCATTGTTCCTG AAATTAGGAGGATCCTTTTTCTCAAGGTACCCGACGCACGAAAGACAATGTTACTCTCAGAGATTGATCGAGTGGCTCTA gaTTTCAAAGTTCACCGAGATGAAATTCATACTAAGCTGGTCCAGATAATGAGGGAAAGGTTATCGGTACATCTTCGTGGCCTGCCTCAAATTGTTGAAAGTTGGAATAGGCTCGAGAATTCTGACCCTCAGCCTAGTCAGTTTGCTCGATCACTTACCAAG GAAGTTGGGTACCTTCAGCGTGTCTTATCTCGAACCTTACATGAGGCTGATGTTCAGGCAATATTTAG GCAAGTGGTGAAAATCTTCCATTTACAAATTTCTGAAGCATTTTCACGATTAGACATAAGCACCCCACAATCAAAGGATAG GCTGCTTCGTGATGTTAAGCACATTCTTGGCTGCATAAGATCTTTGCCTAGTGACGACTCGAGTAAACCTGACATCCCAAACTGGGGGAAACTTGATGAATTCTTTGATCAAAGATTCGGATCTGAAGCTGGATAA